The Brevibacillus brevis genome contains a region encoding:
- a CDS encoding P-loop NTPase family protein: protein MFHQMSRFVSRFRDLEQQEFSQSIEEERQWRALKEKLASPQIVEQQQSYQHKCIAVLSLYAQAGASFLASNLAYAWSGKGIPVTLCELPRVTSYYYFALDFERRARQQVRDSSTPSLLMQNNHLRIQIESPAQLQHESSQTDTANWLLRICKDSPIVVIDVSSYWNDIHSKQIFEHADEIWVVFDADLARLTRLFLVDPAPAWWKTERRKIKMIANKWNSQLSRASIMKKVEGTLSLWDHQPGATQVTDMIPLIDGEKAAMASAKANLLLELFPEEEIEFQSLIHAYKGRML from the coding sequence ATGTTTCACCAAATGAGCCGCTTTGTCTCCAGGTTCCGTGATTTGGAGCAGCAGGAGTTTTCACAGTCTATTGAGGAAGAGCGGCAATGGAGAGCACTGAAAGAAAAGCTTGCTTCGCCACAAATAGTTGAGCAACAGCAGTCGTATCAACACAAATGTATTGCCGTTTTGAGTTTGTACGCACAGGCTGGAGCTAGTTTTCTTGCAAGTAACCTAGCGTATGCATGGTCAGGAAAAGGCATTCCTGTCACCCTTTGCGAGTTACCAAGAGTGACTTCCTATTATTATTTTGCACTTGATTTTGAACGTAGAGCTCGACAACAAGTAAGAGATTCTTCTACACCATCGCTCCTTATGCAAAATAACCATCTTCGCATCCAGATAGAATCCCCAGCACAACTTCAGCACGAATCTTCTCAAACAGATACAGCCAACTGGTTACTACGGATTTGTAAGGATAGTCCCATTGTTGTCATTGATGTTTCTTCCTACTGGAATGATATCCACTCCAAACAAATTTTTGAGCATGCCGACGAAATATGGGTAGTATTTGATGCAGATCTGGCTAGACTTACACGTTTGTTCCTGGTGGATCCAGCCCCTGCTTGGTGGAAGACAGAAAGAAGAAAAATAAAAATGATAGCAAACAAGTGGAATAGCCAATTGTCTCGGGCAAGCATCATGAAAAAAGTAGAAGGAACGCTCTCCCTATGGGATCATCAGCCTGGAGCTACACAGGTAACTGACATGATTCCGTTGATAGATGGAGAGAAAGCAGCAATGGCAAGCGCCAAAGCCAATCTACTATTAGAGCTTTTCCCGGAGGAAGAGATTGAGTTTCAGTCATTGATTCATGCTTATAAAGGAAGGATGTTATGA
- a CDS encoding SAF domain-containing protein — protein MKKQTLLVICLISFLLAGSSFYAATQYIDAMAAEKLFAPVVKVAAGKEISAFEPITQDDVILVQEEVDEILPGSARDLDAVLGKRSTQTIYEGEQLLVEKLTDSQLLPEKGEARYEFPLLSIHPLTELRKGDHVKIWVKYKSLSELQDYPAPLHFRKTNDTADLLFESQLASVRDSNGIEIYTLKPSLLPSPDQMDSIFHGAREKPLQNGEKRYRDYRVQPTALPAFIGFNLTDEEYVIVSEAMSYGMLQVGHIMGSKEQAS, from the coding sequence ATGAAAAAGCAAACATTGCTTGTCATTTGCTTAATATCGTTTCTGTTAGCAGGTTCGTCCTTTTATGCAGCAACTCAATATATTGATGCGATGGCTGCAGAAAAACTGTTTGCTCCAGTTGTAAAGGTAGCTGCAGGGAAAGAAATATCAGCCTTCGAGCCGATCACACAAGATGACGTGATACTTGTACAGGAAGAGGTGGATGAAATTCTTCCAGGTTCAGCGCGCGATTTGGATGCCGTTCTGGGGAAAAGGAGCACGCAGACTATATACGAAGGCGAGCAATTATTAGTGGAAAAGCTGACAGATTCGCAGCTTTTACCGGAAAAAGGGGAGGCACGCTACGAGTTCCCCCTACTATCGATTCATCCTTTAACGGAATTACGCAAAGGCGATCATGTGAAAATCTGGGTCAAATACAAGAGTCTCTCGGAGCTGCAAGACTATCCTGCACCACTCCATTTCCGAAAAACCAATGATACGGCAGATTTGTTATTTGAAAGTCAGCTTGCAAGCGTGAGGGACAGTAATGGTATCGAGATCTATACATTAAAGCCGAGCTTGTTGCCATCGCCTGATCAGATGGATTCCATCTTTCATGGAGCACGAGAAAAGCCGTTGCAGAATGGCGAAAAAAGATATCGTGACTACCGGGTTCAGCCAACAGCACTACCTGCTTTTATCGGCTTTAATTTGACAGATGAGGAGTATGTGATAGTAAGCGAGGCAATGTCATATGGGATGCTTCAGGTAGGTCATATCATGGGTTCAAAGGAGCAAGCGTCATGA
- a CDS encoding ATPase, T2SS/T4P/T4SS family, whose amino-acid sequence MRGIEREHPVGLDIQTIEDIKQAARDYLNHFGKTREEKLEMQRILALAEQGDRDSHNHIILRLQHYFEEVLQRPVTEQILPHVNGYEGLTFSTYGWGILDAVLHLSPWVEEVRISANRNIAYLEQGVKKFLSYTPSWKEVETLQQKLTNTAGLSFNEKKPRLSGYLHSLKARLTMFTFPYSRVPTILVRRFTTPAFSLDQLRTQQQPAFDERIQWLMEQQVYGRSNVLVIGPMAAGKTTLMMCMLKLKDPRTEYITIFESEHEMRFGDIWPGEVIELQNVEEIGIELEHCFKDMYRSTANTILIGEIREPIEAYHFINAGIRGTDATIGAMHERFAHRALHDLTDLVYQYGGRSIELTQERISRAVNFVNSLTYRNSGHRFIDAIHTTEWNSSFNRVESIPLVGRNMQTGAYEWTGNQLSPHLVEYMCYVGKADIEVLKELRLTDIGRQL is encoded by the coding sequence ATGAGAGGGATAGAGCGAGAACACCCGGTTGGATTGGACATCCAAACCATTGAGGACATTAAACAAGCAGCGAGAGATTATTTAAATCATTTTGGCAAAACTCGAGAAGAGAAGCTAGAGATGCAACGAATTCTCGCTTTGGCAGAACAGGGAGACCGTGATAGTCACAATCATATTATTCTTCGCTTGCAGCATTATTTTGAGGAAGTCCTCCAACGACCAGTAACCGAACAAATTTTGCCGCATGTTAACGGTTACGAAGGTCTCACCTTTTCTACATACGGGTGGGGCATACTCGATGCCGTCCTCCATTTGTCTCCGTGGGTAGAGGAAGTGCGAATTTCTGCAAACCGCAACATTGCCTACTTGGAGCAAGGGGTCAAAAAATTTCTCTCTTACACACCAAGCTGGAAAGAGGTTGAAACTCTTCAACAAAAGCTGACCAATACAGCGGGTCTATCTTTTAACGAGAAAAAACCTAGATTGAGCGGATACTTACATTCACTAAAAGCCAGACTGACCATGTTCACTTTCCCTTATTCCAGAGTACCGACCATTCTGGTTAGAAGATTTACAACGCCTGCTTTTTCTCTCGACCAACTCCGTACACAGCAACAGCCAGCTTTCGACGAAAGAATTCAATGGCTAATGGAACAGCAAGTGTATGGGCGTAGCAATGTGCTGGTTATTGGACCGATGGCTGCCGGTAAAACAACATTGATGATGTGTATGCTGAAACTAAAGGACCCTCGGACAGAATATATCACGATCTTTGAAAGTGAACACGAGATGCGATTTGGTGATATTTGGCCAGGGGAAGTGATTGAACTCCAAAACGTGGAGGAAATCGGCATTGAATTGGAGCATTGCTTCAAAGACATGTACCGATCAACCGCAAATACGATTTTGATTGGAGAAATTCGTGAGCCTATAGAAGCGTACCATTTTATAAATGCCGGAATCAGAGGGACGGACGCTACAATCGGAGCGATGCACGAACGATTTGCTCATAGAGCTTTACATGATTTGACGGATCTTGTTTATCAATATGGAGGGAGGAGTATCGAGCTGACCCAGGAGCGAATTAGCAGGGCAGTCAATTTTGTCAATTCGCTTACATACCGTAACAGCGGTCACCGTTTTATTGATGCCATTCATACGACGGAGTGGAATTCATCTTTTAACCGAGTCGAATCTATTCCCCTCGTAGGTCGCAACATGCAGACGGGAGCTTATGAATGGACAGGGAATCAATTGAGCCCACATTTAGTTGAATACATGTGTTACGTCGGCAAAGCCGACATTGAAGTGCTGAAAGAGCTACGTCTTACCGATATAGGCAGGCAGCTATGA